A stretch of the Candidatus Alcyoniella australis genome encodes the following:
- a CDS encoding radical SAM protein — MRAVLINPPFDYFPTGSGRWISYARPPLGIAYLAAALRRDLPGVEVTLMDEIVHRHEPDELLRIVAGLRPDLVGVSTVTPTVDTALRIAQGLRPLLPDALLVAGGPHSTVRPGDLLQSFDAAVVGEGEQTIVELARRHLAGEALEGTPGAALLREGETICEPGGFIEPMDSIPFPARDLLPQQRYFHSYPYRVPRGIFTTQFTSRGCPFNCAFCGSHTLWGKLRTFSLDYVKAEIDHVVQEHGASLVFFDDDHFTADAQRALEICEHLERYGKRLRWICHSHLTALKPQMLEAMRRAGCVEIQVGVESGDDEILKSMGRPYKSSQVREVFADARKAGINLWATYILGFPGETRRTIRSTLDLALQTNPAYASFIVLLPFPGARVFDRMVSQGYLLHQDWKRYSWHFSPVFSLPDLSADDLVTERARCMRKFYLRPRKLAQIAWHVLHAGRMREMLRNFLAWASLALRSKRLMSGR; from the coding sequence GTGCGCGCAGTACTGATCAACCCGCCGTTCGACTACTTCCCCACCGGCTCGGGGCGCTGGATAAGTTACGCCCGGCCGCCGCTGGGGATCGCCTACCTCGCCGCGGCGCTACGGCGCGATCTGCCCGGCGTCGAGGTGACGCTGATGGACGAGATCGTCCATCGCCACGAGCCGGACGAGCTGCTGCGAATCGTGGCCGGACTGCGGCCGGACCTGGTCGGCGTTTCGACGGTTACGCCGACGGTCGACACCGCGCTACGCATCGCCCAGGGGCTGCGGCCGCTGCTGCCCGATGCGCTGCTCGTGGCCGGCGGACCGCACTCCACCGTGCGCCCCGGCGACCTGCTGCAAAGCTTTGACGCGGCGGTGGTCGGCGAGGGCGAGCAAACGATCGTCGAACTGGCGCGGCGGCATCTGGCGGGCGAGGCGCTGGAGGGCACTCCGGGCGCGGCCCTGTTGCGCGAGGGCGAGACGATCTGCGAACCCGGTGGCTTTATCGAGCCGATGGACTCGATCCCGTTCCCGGCCCGCGACCTGCTGCCCCAACAGCGCTACTTCCACTCCTACCCCTACCGCGTGCCGCGCGGGATTTTCACCACCCAGTTCACCAGCCGCGGCTGTCCGTTCAACTGCGCGTTCTGCGGCTCGCACACGCTGTGGGGCAAGCTGCGCACCTTTAGCCTCGATTACGTCAAGGCCGAGATCGACCACGTGGTGCAGGAACACGGCGCAAGCCTGGTGTTTTTCGACGACGACCACTTCACCGCCGACGCGCAACGCGCGCTGGAGATCTGCGAACACCTCGAGCGCTACGGCAAGCGTCTGCGCTGGATCTGCCACAGCCACCTGACCGCGCTCAAACCGCAGATGCTCGAGGCGATGCGCCGCGCGGGCTGCGTCGAGATCCAAGTCGGGGTCGAGTCCGGCGACGACGAGATCCTCAAGTCGATGGGCCGACCGTACAAATCCAGCCAAGTGCGCGAGGTGTTCGCCGACGCGCGCAAGGCCGGGATCAACCTCTGGGCCACATACATTTTAGGCTTCCCCGGCGAGACGCGGCGCACGATCCGCTCGACCCTCGATCTGGCGCTGCAGACCAACCCGGCCTACGCCAGCTTCATCGTGCTGCTGCCCTTCCCCGGCGCGCGGGTTTTCGACCGCATGGTGTCCCAGGGCTACCTGCTGCACCAAGATTGGAAGCGCTACTCGTGGCACTTCAGCCCGGTGTTCAGCCTGCCCGATCTCAGCGCCGACGATCTGGTAACCGAGCGCGCGCGCTGCATGCGCAAGTTCTATTTGCGGCCGCGCAAACTGGCGCAGATCGCCTGGCACGTGCTGCACGCCGGACGGATGCGCGAGATGCTGCGTAACTTCCTAGCCTGGGCCAGCCTGGCGCTGCGCTCCAAGCGGCTGATGAGCGGGCGATGA
- the thiE gene encoding thiamine phosphate synthase has protein sequence MLRRGLYVIVDLDHLPQDLPQGALWLAAEALAGGAVALQLRAKGRAREELTQLAREMAQLCAPRGVPLFINDDPQAAADSGAQAVHLGQEDLDDWPIQRVRRMLGAGALVGISSHDLQQARAAQAAGADYVAFGPVYSARTKGSDDAPRGVEMLAEVCSAIIKPVVAIGGIDASNVADIAATGAQMAAVITAVSKANEPRAATIELARAFKVGG, from the coding sequence ATGCTGCGTCGCGGTCTGTACGTGATAGTCGATTTGGATCATCTGCCGCAAGATCTGCCGCAGGGCGCGTTGTGGCTGGCGGCCGAGGCGTTGGCCGGCGGCGCCGTGGCTCTGCAGCTGCGCGCCAAGGGACGAGCGCGCGAAGAGCTGACGCAGTTGGCCCGCGAGATGGCGCAGCTTTGCGCACCGCGCGGCGTGCCGCTTTTCATCAACGACGATCCGCAGGCTGCCGCCGACTCCGGCGCCCAGGCCGTGCACCTGGGGCAGGAGGATCTCGATGATTGGCCCATCCAGCGCGTGCGGCGAATGCTCGGCGCGGGCGCGCTGGTCGGCATCAGCTCCCACGATTTGCAACAGGCGCGCGCGGCCCAAGCCGCGGGCGCGGACTACGTGGCCTTCGGACCGGTGTATTCGGCGCGCACCAAGGGCTCCGACGACGCACCGCGCGGCGTGGAAATGCTGGCCGAGGTCTGCTCCGCGATTATCAAGCCGGTAGTGGCCATCGGCGGGATCGACGCTTCCAACGTCGCTGACATTGCCGCGACCGGCGCGCAGATGGCCGCGGTGATCACCGCGGTGTCAAAGGCCAATGAGCCGCGCGCCGCCACGATCGAGCTCGCCCGAGCGTTCAAGGTGGGTGGGTAA
- a CDS encoding radical SAM protein: protein MILLVVPRMFSLTRTPPLGLGYIAGALSAVGREVRLLDLNFSEDQRVLAATLADPALEWVGLNNNVQNQSGAHSAAQMIRELRPDAPIVLGGSWPTLFAERALEQTGAFAAVLGESEETVVELAQALADGGDLEQVDGIVYRSAQGEPRRTAPRAAPDLAKLPWPRWDLIPPKRYSAIPWQAIRRGKVVTTLITGRGCPYNCTYCAASVVTGKRWRPRPMPDVLDELQMLIDKHGVDELHILDDNFIGSRDHAQAFCEGLIERKMQLHWKTPNGVRADAIDAELLALMRRSGCYMLGFGIESGDPAVLRRNKKPLDLDAARRAVELTREAGILTFGYFILGLPGDNEQTIERTVRWALDAPLDLANFSYCIPYPGCELFEGLDEQTKRNVISRSYHFAPVQLSDVPLPRLRTLFRRAWLRFFLRFGPLTTVARFIRPVTAYALLRISFYYFGSKVRLPRTDDKN, encoded by the coding sequence ATGATTCTACTGGTGGTGCCACGGATGTTCAGCCTGACGCGCACGCCGCCGTTGGGTCTGGGTTACATCGCCGGTGCGCTAAGCGCCGTTGGTCGCGAGGTGCGGCTGCTCGATTTAAACTTCTCCGAGGACCAGCGCGTCCTGGCCGCGACTTTGGCCGACCCGGCGCTGGAGTGGGTCGGGCTGAACAACAACGTTCAGAACCAGTCCGGCGCGCACAGCGCCGCGCAAATGATCCGCGAGCTGCGGCCCGACGCGCCGATCGTGCTCGGCGGCTCCTGGCCCACGCTATTTGCAGAGCGCGCGCTGGAGCAGACCGGAGCGTTCGCCGCGGTGCTCGGCGAGTCCGAGGAGACGGTGGTCGAGCTCGCGCAGGCCCTGGCCGATGGCGGCGACTTGGAGCAGGTGGACGGCATCGTCTATCGCAGTGCCCAGGGCGAGCCGCGCCGCACCGCGCCGCGCGCCGCGCCCGACCTGGCCAAGCTGCCCTGGCCGCGCTGGGATCTGATTCCGCCCAAGCGCTACTCGGCGATCCCCTGGCAGGCGATCCGCCGCGGCAAAGTGGTGACCACCTTAATCACCGGACGCGGCTGCCCCTACAACTGCACCTACTGCGCGGCCTCGGTGGTCACCGGCAAACGCTGGCGGCCGCGACCGATGCCCGACGTGCTCGACGAGCTGCAGATGCTGATCGACAAACACGGCGTGGACGAGCTGCACATTCTCGACGACAACTTCATCGGCAGCCGCGACCACGCGCAGGCATTCTGCGAGGGCCTGATCGAGCGCAAGATGCAACTGCACTGGAAGACGCCCAACGGCGTGCGCGCCGACGCCATCGACGCCGAGCTGCTGGCGCTGATGCGCCGCTCGGGCTGCTACATGCTGGGCTTCGGCATCGAGTCCGGCGACCCGGCGGTGCTGCGGCGCAACAAGAAGCCGCTTGATCTCGATGCCGCGCGACGCGCCGTCGAGCTCACGCGCGAGGCGGGGATCCTGACCTTCGGCTACTTCATCCTCGGCCTGCCCGGCGACAACGAGCAAACCATCGAGCGCACGGTGCGCTGGGCCCTGGACGCCCCTTTAGACCTGGCGAACTTCAGCTACTGCATTCCATATCCAGGATGCGAGCTGTTCGAGGGGCTGGACGAGCAGACCAAGCGCAACGTGATCAGCCGCAGCTACCACTTCGCACCGGTGCAACTCAGCGATGTGCCCCTGCCGCGTTTGCGCACGCTGTTCCGCCGCGCCTGGTTGCGCTTCTTTTTGCGGTTTGGCCCGCTGACCACAGTGGCGCGTTTCATCCGGCCGGTCACGGCCTACGCCCTACTGCGCATCTCGTTCTACTACTTCGGCAGCAAGGTTCGGTTGCCGCGCACGGACGACAAAAACTAA
- a CDS encoding lactate racemase domain-containing protein produces the protein MTTRKTSIQYGADRLTLPPLNVAQVLRPRRLKKPPPSQNLLADALHNPIGTPRLRELAAPSDRVSILLSDPARKFCKAQMLDAVLDELHAAGVPDRNIGLIIACGMHQPTVEKRIGVPPELLERYSFQWHDCQDRDKLSLIGLTPEKPDWTAYLRYLRSIARVQLADPLAGIAALIRELRERDEEALRFRRVFSLPARLGVVLGASLRTPVQINRAARESDLLVCLGQVKPHYFAGFGGGAKSVLPGISSRLTIGANHAMKTHPRAMLGMIEGNVARQDMEDAARLYRGKLFILNVCQDAAGRTLAAASGDVVQAHRQLVPWLRRVGQVKVERRTPIVIAGQGMPAGMSLYQMTKTVAPAAKCVQPGGCLIIAGPCPEGLGDSAQKCEAIFRIGLIKYMPDNVKIMLVSEMRDHRLLRNLFCDPCDSMERALDLALARCGHDAEVTVLPNAGPLIPVAPEEDEADLR, from the coding sequence ATGACAACTCGAAAGACAAGCATCCAATACGGCGCCGATCGCCTGACCCTGCCACCGCTGAACGTGGCCCAGGTGCTGCGTCCCAGGCGGCTGAAAAAACCGCCGCCATCGCAAAACCTGCTGGCCGACGCGCTGCACAATCCGATAGGAACGCCGCGACTGCGCGAGCTGGCCGCGCCAAGCGACCGCGTGTCGATCCTGCTCTCGGACCCGGCGCGTAAATTCTGCAAGGCCCAGATGCTCGACGCGGTGCTCGACGAGCTGCACGCCGCGGGAGTGCCGGACCGCAACATCGGACTGATCATCGCCTGCGGCATGCACCAGCCCACGGTCGAGAAGCGCATCGGCGTACCGCCCGAGCTGCTGGAGCGCTACAGCTTTCAATGGCACGACTGCCAGGACCGCGACAAGCTGAGCCTGATCGGCCTGACCCCGGAGAAGCCGGACTGGACCGCGTATTTGCGCTATTTGCGGAGCATTGCCCGGGTGCAACTCGCCGACCCACTGGCCGGTATTGCCGCCCTGATCCGCGAACTGCGCGAGCGCGACGAAGAGGCCCTGCGCTTTCGCCGTGTTTTCAGTTTACCCGCGCGCCTGGGCGTGGTGCTCGGCGCGTCGCTGCGCACGCCGGTTCAGATCAACCGCGCGGCCCGCGAGTCGGACCTGCTGGTCTGTCTGGGTCAGGTCAAGCCGCACTACTTCGCCGGGTTCGGCGGCGGGGCCAAGAGCGTGCTGCCCGGCATCAGCTCGCGGCTGACCATCGGCGCCAACCACGCGATGAAGACCCATCCGCGCGCGATGCTCGGCATGATCGAGGGCAACGTGGCGCGCCAAGATATGGAGGACGCCGCGCGGCTCTATCGCGGCAAGCTGTTCATCCTCAACGTCTGCCAGGACGCCGCTGGCCGCACCCTGGCCGCGGCCAGCGGCGATGTGGTCCAGGCCCATCGGCAACTGGTCCCCTGGTTGCGCCGCGTCGGACAGGTCAAAGTCGAGCGCCGCACGCCGATCGTCATTGCCGGACAGGGCATGCCCGCGGGGATGAGCCTCTATCAGATGACCAAAACCGTGGCCCCGGCCGCCAAGTGCGTGCAGCCCGGCGGCTGCCTGATCATCGCCGGTCCCTGCCCCGAGGGGCTGGGCGACAGCGCACAGAAATGCGAGGCGATCTTCCGCATCGGCCTAATCAAGTACATGCCCGACAACGTCAAAATCATGCTGGTAAGCGAAATGCGTGACCATCGATTGTTGCGCAACCTGTTCTGCGATCCGTGCGACTCGATGGAGCGGGCGCTGGACCTGGCCTTGGCTCGCTGCGGCCACGACGCCGAGGTCACGGTGCTGCCCAACGCCGGACCGCTGATCCCCGTGGCCCCCGAAGAGGACGAGGCCGACCTACGCTAA
- a CDS encoding LysM peptidoglycan-binding domain-containing protein, translated as MLIRKITLICLLLAVLCLAGCHKHVTPEYEQLGPPPADDEPLPGLPPELLDGLPTPTPGEGPARVLSLPGKPPQIAEEYDIPVPINDQVKRWIDYFIGPGSKQFELWLARSATYLPLIWQNLDTQGMPRDLAAVVYVESGYDPLAVSRSQAVGLWQFLETTAEINGLRVDLWIDERIDPRRSTEAAGNYMRYLYEQFGDWHLAMAAYNGGEGTVRRGLSASGCVDFWTLARTNYISAQTRDYVPKILAAAVIMHDPAGYGFVDVPWQGPLVFETVSVPDSFSLKFLAACAGTDADTLLALNPALLTPFTPPNYPGYSMRVPAGTADNFYLRFRAVPDRKKLTYRMLRVRQDETLQSIAGHYQTHIEALSSVNGLRPGDEVQPGDLLIVPIPYDAARREKFSDRLGHGGPAHIVTHVVRKGDTLFSITKRYNVSISELCSANRITPETPLSPGQTLIVVRSGSSPQTSIRPGDGAARAFNLRQSNNVIEHRIEPGQTFTAIARIYNTSVEALCEANDMRPHDPLYAGQTIKVRVPPGYQAHQAPQPASEGDSKLVRVEVQTGDTLYSLASYFDVTVGEIMLWNNLKPGEQIKIGQILSIIVGP; from the coding sequence ATGTTAATCCGTAAAATCACGCTGATCTGCCTGCTGCTCGCGGTGCTGTGCCTAGCCGGATGCCACAAGCACGTGACGCCGGAATACGAGCAGCTCGGACCGCCACCGGCGGACGATGAGCCGCTGCCCGGCCTGCCGCCGGAACTGCTTGACGGATTGCCGACGCCCACGCCCGGCGAGGGCCCGGCTCGCGTACTCTCGCTGCCCGGAAAGCCGCCGCAGATCGCCGAGGAATACGACATTCCGGTGCCGATAAACGATCAGGTCAAACGTTGGATCGACTACTTCATCGGCCCGGGCTCCAAGCAGTTCGAGCTGTGGCTGGCGCGCTCGGCAACCTACCTGCCGCTGATCTGGCAGAACCTGGACACCCAGGGCATGCCGCGCGACCTGGCGGCCGTGGTCTACGTCGAGAGCGGCTACGACCCGCTGGCGGTCTCACGCAGCCAGGCCGTGGGCCTCTGGCAGTTCCTGGAAACCACGGCCGAGATCAACGGCCTGCGCGTTGACCTCTGGATCGACGAGCGGATAGATCCGCGACGCTCGACCGAGGCTGCGGGCAACTACATGCGCTACCTCTATGAACAGTTCGGCGACTGGCACCTGGCGATGGCCGCCTACAACGGCGGCGAGGGCACAGTGCGTCGCGGGCTGTCCGCCTCGGGCTGCGTCGACTTCTGGACCCTGGCGCGCACCAACTACATCTCGGCCCAGACCCGCGACTACGTGCCCAAGATCCTCGCCGCGGCGGTGATCATGCACGACCCGGCGGGCTACGGCTTCGTCGATGTGCCCTGGCAGGGGCCGTTGGTGTTCGAGACGGTGAGCGTGCCCGACTCGTTCTCGCTCAAGTTTCTCGCGGCCTGCGCCGGGACCGACGCCGACACCCTGCTGGCGCTCAACCCGGCACTGCTCACGCCGTTCACCCCGCCGAACTATCCGGGCTACTCCATGCGCGTGCCCGCAGGCACGGCCGACAATTTCTACTTGCGCTTCCGCGCGGTGCCCGACCGTAAGAAACTAACCTACCGCATGCTGCGCGTGCGGCAGGACGAAACTCTGCAATCGATCGCCGGCCACTACCAGACACACATCGAGGCCTTAAGCTCGGTCAACGGTCTGCGGCCAGGCGACGAAGTTCAGCCCGGCGACTTGCTGATCGTGCCGATCCCCTACGACGCGGCGCGGCGCGAGAAGTTCAGCGACCGGCTGGGGCACGGCGGCCCGGCGCACATCGTGACCCACGTGGTGCGCAAAGGCGACACGCTGTTCTCGATCACCAAGCGTTACAACGTCTCGATCTCCGAGCTGTGCTCGGCCAATCGCATCACGCCCGAGACCCCGCTGAGCCCGGGGCAGACCTTGATCGTGGTGCGTAGCGGCTCTTCGCCGCAGACCAGCATCCGACCCGGCGACGGCGCGGCGCGGGCGTTCAATCTGCGGCAGTCGAACAACGTAATCGAGCACCGCATCGAGCCCGGCCAGACATTCACGGCCATCGCGCGGATCTACAACACTTCGGTCGAGGCGCTGTGCGAGGCCAACGACATGCGCCCCCACGATCCGCTCTACGCCGGGCAGACGATCAAGGTCCGCGTACCGCCGGGTTATCAGGCGCACCAGGCGCCGCAGCCTGCGTCGGAGGGCGACTCCAAGCTGGTGCGCGTTGAGGTCCAGACCGGCGACACGCTGTACTCGCTGGCGAGTTACTTCGATGTCACCGTGGGCGAGATCATGTTGTGGAACAACCTCAAACCCGGCGAGCAGATCAAGATTGGACAGATCCTCAGCATCATCGTCGGGCCCTGA
- a CDS encoding tRNA-dihydrouridine synthase produces MIGLDCAPLAGVSDGPFRLIAKLIGGPDQVFSEMVSAVGLVRNDRRSRRMFFRDDRERPLVVQLFGADPLIVAQAARIVVEQGADAIDLNLACPVRKVVKTGAGLALMLDEQRAAKLFEMTRQAAQGLPLSVKLRAGWRRSEPRAVLIGRLAEQAGLNRVILHPRFHGGYDQPADWRLIAQLVSELSIPVTGNGDLRSGADALRMVEQTGCDRVMIGRAALGDPWIFRRVRAALDGRPEPAPPTVAQRGAVLLRHMDLALEVGGPEALRSFRKHLGWYARGIQGVAEFRRRAMRLSSVDEVRRLVYEFFPGSSDSAFDRGPR; encoded by the coding sequence ATGATCGGCCTGGACTGCGCCCCGCTCGCGGGTGTGAGCGACGGACCGTTCCGACTGATCGCCAAGCTCATCGGCGGGCCGGACCAGGTGTTCAGCGAGATGGTCAGCGCCGTGGGGTTGGTCAGGAACGACCGACGTTCGCGACGGATGTTCTTTCGCGACGATCGCGAGCGGCCGTTGGTGGTTCAGCTGTTTGGGGCCGATCCCTTGATCGTGGCGCAGGCTGCACGGATTGTCGTCGAGCAAGGCGCGGACGCCATCGACCTCAACTTGGCCTGCCCGGTGCGCAAAGTCGTTAAAACCGGGGCCGGGCTGGCGTTGATGCTCGACGAACAGCGAGCGGCGAAGCTCTTTGAGATGACAAGGCAGGCAGCGCAGGGGCTGCCGCTGAGCGTCAAGTTGCGCGCGGGCTGGCGGCGTAGCGAGCCGCGGGCCGTGCTCATCGGTCGCTTGGCCGAGCAGGCCGGGCTGAATCGCGTGATCCTGCATCCGCGCTTTCACGGCGGCTACGATCAACCCGCGGACTGGCGGCTGATCGCCCAGCTGGTGAGCGAGCTGTCGATCCCGGTGACCGGCAACGGCGATCTGCGCAGCGGGGCCGACGCCCTGCGGATGGTCGAACAGACCGGGTGCGATCGGGTGATGATCGGCCGTGCGGCGTTGGGCGATCCGTGGATCTTCCGCCGCGTACGAGCGGCACTCGACGGCCGGCCCGAGCCTGCGCCGCCCACGGTCGCACAGCGCGGAGCAGTGCTGCTGCGGCACATGGATCTAGCCCTGGAAGTCGGCGGGCCCGAGGCGCTGCGCAGCTTTCGCAAGCACCTGGGTTGGTACGCACGCGGGATCCAGGGCGTGGCCGAGTTCAGGCGCAGGGCGATGCGCTTGTCCAGCGTCGACGAGGTACGGCGCTTGGTGTATGAGTTCTTTCCCGGGTCTTCGGATTCGGCGTTCGATAGAGGACCGAGATGA
- a CDS encoding helix-turn-helix domain-containing protein — protein sequence MSSVKQTTPIQQAQSLEQLVEPRLRKFVNQAAQCEGNGLYGTVIQCVERPLIRAALDQCLGNQVAAAKLLGIHRNTLRRKIKDLDLEA from the coding sequence ATGAGCAGTGTAAAGCAGACAACTCCGATTCAGCAGGCGCAATCGTTGGAGCAGCTCGTGGAGCCGCGGCTGCGCAAGTTCGTCAATCAGGCGGCCCAATGCGAGGGCAACGGCCTGTACGGCACGGTGATCCAGTGCGTGGAGCGGCCGCTGATCAGAGCGGCGCTCGATCAGTGCCTGGGCAACCAAGTAGCGGCGGCCAAGCTGTTGGGCATCCACCGCAACACCCTGCGACGCAAGATCAAGGATCTGGATCTCGAAGCCTGA
- a CDS encoding glycine C-acetyltransferase has protein sequence MSKPLDFVTNELNEARAKNLFRPLKIVSGMQGARTVIDGREVINLSSNNYLGLTKHPKVIEAALKAVREIGAGAGAVRTIIGTLELHDRLEKKIAQWKNVEAALVFQSGFCANQGTIVALVGRDDLIYSDQLSHASIIDGCRLSRAKIEVYEHSNVDSLRELCQRHHDRDCKKLLVTDSVFSMDGDIAPLPAIAEIAAEYGLITFVDDAHASGVLGEAGRGSVDHFGLHGKIDMVMGTLSKAIGVMGGYIVGSRDLIDYLIMRSRPMLFSTATPPAVPAATIAAIEVMETEPQHQQRLWSNVEFFRGELRTLGFDCGNPETPITPVIVGDESLANTFSDELYAQGVFAQGIIFPTVPRGTGRVRTIMTSMHSREDLEQALETFAKVGKQLSII, from the coding sequence ATGAGTAAGCCGCTGGACTTCGTCACCAATGAGCTGAACGAGGCGCGAGCCAAGAACCTGTTTCGTCCGCTGAAGATCGTCTCGGGCATGCAGGGCGCGCGCACGGTGATCGACGGCCGCGAGGTGATCAACCTCTCGAGCAACAACTACCTGGGCCTGACCAAGCATCCCAAGGTGATCGAGGCTGCGCTTAAGGCCGTGCGCGAAATCGGCGCGGGCGCGGGCGCGGTACGCACGATCATCGGCACCCTGGAGCTGCACGACCGGCTGGAAAAAAAGATCGCGCAGTGGAAGAACGTCGAGGCCGCGCTGGTCTTCCAGTCCGGGTTCTGCGCCAACCAGGGCACCATCGTCGCGCTGGTCGGCCGCGACGATCTGATCTACTCCGATCAGCTCAGCCACGCCTCGATCATCGACGGCTGCCGTCTGTCGCGGGCCAAGATCGAGGTCTACGAGCACTCCAACGTCGACTCGCTACGCGAGCTGTGTCAGCGCCACCACGACCGCGACTGTAAAAAGCTGCTGGTCACCGACTCTGTATTCTCGATGGACGGCGACATCGCGCCGCTGCCCGCCATCGCGGAAATCGCCGCGGAGTACGGGCTGATCACCTTTGTGGACGACGCCCACGCCTCGGGCGTGTTGGGCGAGGCCGGCCGCGGATCGGTGGATCACTTCGGCCTGCACGGCAAAATCGACATGGTGATGGGCACGCTGTCCAAGGCGATCGGCGTGATGGGCGGCTATATCGTGGGCTCGCGCGACCTGATCGACTATTTGATTATGCGCTCGCGGCCGATGCTGTTCTCTACGGCCACGCCGCCCGCGGTCCCCGCGGCGACCATCGCGGCGATCGAAGTAATGGAGACCGAGCCGCAGCACCAGCAGCGGCTGTGGAGCAACGTCGAGTTCTTCCGCGGCGAGCTGCGCACCCTGGGCTTTGACTGCGGCAATCCCGAGACGCCGATCACGCCGGTGATCGTCGGCGACGAGTCGCTGGCCAACACCTTCTCCGACGAGCTGTACGCTCAGGGAGTATTCGCCCAGGGGATCATCTTCCCCACAGTACCGCGCGGCACCGGCCGTGTGCGCACGATCATGACCTCGATGCACTCGCGCGAAGATCTGGAACAGGCGCTCGAGACCTTTGCCAAGGTCGGCAAGCAACTGTCGATCATCTAG
- a CDS encoding trypsin-like peptidase domain-containing protein: MSEPDKPQAEEKPKRRGIRKLLQRLITVVAVLLVIAVIAVGAYRALQRVFGWGVEETLEVPQVQPQPEWNPLQLVPLDTTIADVAEKVLPSVVTVTTTKLGGEPQTPLWFLPAPAPRNREGLGSGVVVRDDGYIVTNYHVVSRADDIRVTLHTGQELSAQVVGSEPSVDLTLLKVDRRGLTPVTFGDSDSLRIGALVLAVGNPLGVGQTVTMGIISAKNRRLGLSAYENFLQTDAAINPGNSGGALVDLEGNLVGVSSAISSSDGGYQGIGFAIPSNLVDETVRALISGERPRRGWIGVTMQNLSPQLARYFGLDQPSGVLTIDVAPGHPAQAAGIKPRDIIIAVDGEPIVDMEQLRNVIGLAKPGAQMNFKVWRDGAPLELSVTLSARPDTP; encoded by the coding sequence TTGAGCGAGCCGGACAAGCCCCAAGCCGAGGAAAAGCCCAAACGCAGAGGCATTCGCAAGCTGCTGCAGCGGTTGATCACGGTCGTAGCCGTACTGCTGGTGATCGCGGTAATCGCGGTGGGAGCATACCGCGCGCTGCAGCGCGTGTTCGGCTGGGGAGTCGAAGAGACGCTCGAGGTGCCGCAGGTCCAGCCGCAGCCCGAATGGAATCCGCTGCAGCTCGTACCGCTGGACACGACCATCGCCGACGTGGCCGAAAAGGTGCTGCCCTCGGTGGTGACGGTGACGACCACCAAGCTTGGGGGCGAGCCGCAGACCCCATTGTGGTTCCTGCCCGCGCCGGCTCCGCGCAACCGCGAGGGCTTGGGCTCGGGGGTCGTGGTGCGCGACGACGGCTACATCGTCACCAATTACCACGTGGTCAGCCGCGCCGATGACATCCGCGTAACGCTGCATACCGGCCAGGAGTTGTCGGCCCAGGTGGTGGGCAGCGAGCCCTCGGTCGACCTGACGTTGCTCAAGGTCGACCGCCGCGGGCTGACGCCGGTGACCTTCGGCGACTCCGATAGTTTGCGCATCGGCGCGTTGGTGCTTGCGGTGGGCAACCCGCTGGGCGTGGGACAGACTGTGACCATGGGGATCATCAGCGCCAAGAACCGGCGGCTGGGATTGTCGGCCTACGAGAACTTTTTACAGACCGACGCGGCGATCAACCCGGGCAACTCCGGCGGCGCGCTGGTCGACCTCGAGGGCAATCTGGTCGGCGTGAGCAGCGCGATCTCCAGCTCCGACGGCGGATATCAGGGCATCGGCTTCGCAATTCCGAGCAACCTGGTCGACGAGACCGTGCGCGCGTTGATCTCGGGCGAGCGTCCGCGCCGCGGCTGGATCGGCGTGACCATGCAGAACCTCTCGCCCCAGCTCGCGCGCTACTTCGGCCTGGACCAACCCTCGGGCGTGCTGACGATCGATGTCGCACCCGGGCATCCGGCCCAGGCAGCGGGGATCAAGCCGCGTGACATTATTATCGCGGTGGACGGCGAGCCGATCGTCGACATGGAGCAACTACGCAACGTGATCGGACTGGCCAAGCCCGGCGCACAGATGAACTTCAAGGTCTGGCGCGACGGCGCCCCCCTCGAGCTCAGCGTGACCCTCAGCGCACGCCCGGATACTCCCTAG